The Paracoccus sp. MC1862 genome includes a window with the following:
- the galE gene encoding UDP-glucose 4-epimerase GalE: MKKCILATGGAGYIGSHVVVELLEAGHRVVILDNFENSDRGTVERISRIARGEVELVEGDVRDPDLVVEVLRLHRVDAVIHLAGKKAVGESVADPLLYFHDNLLGAVSLLQAMCAAGVQKLVFSSSATVYGFPKTLPIPETAPTGVTNPYGRTKLMIEEIIDDLTVAEPDFQAISLRYFNPVGAHPSGLIGENPRGTPNNLFPYVAQTAAGLRKAVQVFGSDYDTIDGTGTRDYIHVLDLARGHVAAINHLFGNSKERHLRINLGTGTGYSVLQILDAFSDACGHRIPREIVARRPGDAAASLADPTLAHRLLGWHATHDLRAMCADHWAFQKGLAAAEGENPVAAHAPQRHLERSAGRFGPRLRH; encoded by the coding sequence ATGAAGAAATGCATTCTTGCGACTGGCGGCGCCGGATATATCGGCTCTCATGTCGTGGTTGAACTGCTTGAGGCAGGGCACCGCGTCGTCATTCTGGACAATTTCGAGAACTCGGACCGGGGCACCGTCGAGCGCATCTCACGGATCGCCAGGGGCGAGGTCGAACTGGTCGAGGGCGATGTCCGCGACCCGGACCTGGTCGTGGAGGTTCTGCGTCTGCATCGCGTCGATGCGGTGATCCACCTGGCCGGCAAGAAGGCCGTGGGCGAATCCGTGGCCGATCCCCTTCTTTATTTCCATGACAACCTGCTCGGCGCAGTCTCGTTGCTGCAGGCGATGTGTGCGGCCGGTGTGCAGAAGCTCGTCTTCTCGTCTTCCGCAACCGTCTACGGCTTTCCCAAGACGCTGCCGATCCCCGAAACCGCGCCGACGGGCGTCACCAACCCTTACGGCCGCACCAAACTGATGATCGAGGAGATCATTGACGACCTGACCGTCGCCGAGCCCGATTTCCAGGCGATCTCGCTGCGCTACTTCAATCCCGTCGGCGCCCATCCCAGCGGACTGATCGGAGAAAACCCGCGCGGCACGCCCAACAACCTTTTCCCCTATGTGGCGCAGACGGCGGCGGGTCTTCGCAAGGCGGTGCAGGTCTTCGGGTCCGACTACGACACGATCGACGGCACGGGGACAAGAGACTACATCCACGTCCTCGATCTGGCCCGCGGGCATGTCGCGGCGATCAACCATCTCTTCGGAAACTCGAAGGAACGGCATCTGCGGATCAATCTCGGGACCGGCACGGGCTACAGCGTCCTGCAGATCCTCGACGCCTTCTCGGACGCCTGCGGCCATCGCATTCCCCGCGAGATCGTAGCACGTCGCCCCGGCGACGCGGCCGCCTCGCTCGCGGACCCCACGCTCGCCCACCGTCTGCTTGGCTGGCACGCGACCCACGACCTCAGGGCGATGTGCGCGGATCACTGGGCCTTCCAGAAAGGGCTGGCGGCTGCCGAAGGCGAGAACCCGGTCGCCGCCCATGCGCCGCAGCGCCATCTCGAAAGGTCGGCCGGAAGATTCGGCCCGAGATTGCGGCATTGA
- a CDS encoding endo alpha-1,4 polygalactosaminidase: MASPRSRAVSLTSALRQGFGVQYWGDTYSAEKLAAQPHGLLIIEITKIGAPYSDTGRELPFTPEEIATIRRDGERPVLGYLNVSEIETYRDYWIDLAVPAEGGDPQPLPPWHGPHTAHGDHLAAYWTQEWKDILLARVDRLMGTGADGLFLDDVLHYYSHAMDETLRWPDGEQPARPSDAQGFAMGMMHLVEALAARARQWDCDALVIVNNGVFIGRDAAGASAAPESKAAFAGYLDAIDAIMVENLSASDTHPHTLEALKEDFQAKGAAVLALDIATQFPGVEPEQLRKTVAEEAARTGIFPYVALDSAYSQLTPPITLSSQALAALE; the protein is encoded by the coding sequence ATGGCCTCGCCGCGTTCCCGCGCCGTTTCTCTCACCTCTGCGCTTCGGCAGGGTTTCGGCGTGCAATATTGGGGCGACACCTATTCGGCCGAAAAGCTGGCGGCGCAGCCCCACGGGCTTCTCATCATCGAGATCACGAAGATCGGGGCGCCCTACAGCGACACCGGCCGTGAACTGCCCTTCACCCCCGAGGAAATCGCCACGATCCGCCGGGACGGGGAACGCCCCGTCCTAGGATACCTGAACGTCAGCGAGATCGAGACCTACCGGGACTACTGGATCGACCTTGCGGTTCCGGCCGAGGGTGGCGACCCGCAGCCGCTTCCCCCCTGGCACGGCCCGCACACCGCCCATGGCGACCATCTCGCGGCCTACTGGACGCAGGAGTGGAAGGACATCCTTCTGGCAAGGGTCGACCGGCTGATGGGAACGGGGGCCGACGGTCTCTTTCTCGATGACGTGCTGCATTACTACAGCCACGCCATGGACGAGACGCTGCGCTGGCCGGACGGCGAACAGCCTGCAAGGCCCTCCGACGCGCAAGGCTTCGCCATGGGGATGATGCATCTGGTCGAAGCCCTGGCGGCACGCGCCCGCCAGTGGGACTGCGACGCCCTGGTCATCGTCAACAACGGCGTCTTCATCGGACGCGATGCCGCGGGCGCCAGCGCGGCGCCGGAAAGCAAGGCGGCCTTCGCCGGCTACCTGGACGCGATCGACGCGATCATGGTCGAGAACCTCTCCGCCTCCGATACCCATCCCCATACGCTGGAGGCGCTGAAGGAGGACTTTCAGGCCAAGGGCGCCGCCGTGCTGGCCCTCGACATCGCGACGCAGTTCCCCGGTGTCGAACCCGAGCAGCTTCGCAAGACGGTGGCGGAGGAAGCTGCCCGGACCGGCATTTTCCCCTATGTCGCCCTGGACAGCGCCTACAGCCAGCTCACCCCGCCGATCACCCTTTCGTCACAAGCTCTGGCCGCGCTGGAATGA